In the genome of Lathyrus oleraceus cultivar Zhongwan6 chromosome 4, CAAS_Psat_ZW6_1.0, whole genome shotgun sequence, the window CAACCAATTTATACGATTTAAAGTTCATTGTGACCAGCAAAACAAGCTCTATCcaaagcatagcatgattttggAAATGGTTAGGGTCGAAAACTTACCAAATATGAAGCACAGTTGCGATTTGATGGTTGTTTGGTTGCAAATGGCTGAAACAAATGTTCCTTCCAGCTCTAGATGATGAATGGATAGTAACTCGTGGCTCAAGCTTGCTTAATTGTGCTCAAAATGAAAACTGCCATGGATGAGAGCTTAGTGCAACAGTCATGATTCTTGCTCTACAGTTATGTGTTGTTGCTTGTAATGGCTTCCAAATGGTTGGTATATGAAGAACCAAAGCACAGAAGCATGGGTCTTATGAAGATTTTTCGAAAAAAAGTTCAGATGAGGAAATGAGTATTTGAGAGGAAATGGAATTTTTCTGTTTAGAGTGTAGTGGCTGCTAGGGCTTTTCAGCAGGAAATGTTGTATATATATGCTGTTTAGTGTTTGTAAGTTTGGTTAATGGAAGTGTTAATCACAATTTGCATAATAGagtgtttttgctaatttgtgGATTTCACTCAAAACTGCAAGGGCATGGCTTAcagctgcgaaaatgggccttggACACATCCTAAATGTGATTTCTGATCATTCTCAATTGGTAAAATGTGTTGGAATTGGTTATTTTGCAAAGTCACTTTTCCACCTCACTTAATTAATTCAAGTCACtttaaaaatgccattttgattggtaagtttttgatgaattgtgatgacaaatttggatagagcacctcaaataggacttgtagcaaaaaaccccacccaatttggccaaatggtttggaagatatggccttttgaagttcaaagttttttgagaatgatttgatcataacttgccaaccataaatgggaattgagtgttcttagactttttggaaatgggagaacaagatcttcaactttcatgttgggaaaaaattcatttgaagcttgtatgatgatgtaattttgaggagaagaagtttccatttttggcaaattccaattacaggtcaactttctatttttggaaatttcttgtctggcttcaaattcttcactgtggatgtttgacatgttatatgaggcttatatggacatgaatgagacctctcaaaccaattcccaccatcaaatcactgattaaatgtatagttgaccaacaattgacttcagttgactttgctagggttttgcttgactgaaccatgttctgatgaattccaaaccctaatcccttgagatcttgattccaaatgatgtcacaattcatatgaactcttgatgaatgatcatggtgcccaaattcttcaagaatggccaccatctatctcaatgactgatttgactgtttgattgttgattgcttcatctgcaagtaacatggttagatgataatatttttgcacttttggttagtaaacatatgaaaagcaatgatatacaaaggcaatacatgcttggtgatcaagaaccacactcacaaggcaacccacccactaggagggaagctagggcatgcaatgatccttgaggccatgatatgatatgatatgggccatgagggatccttagggccaaaattggggtcttacaaattCTAAGGAGTATAAAGTATTCAATAATTCCAGGAAAATAAATTCGCAATTGAAGAGGAGACTCAATGATATAAGACTAAAACAAAAATAAAGCTTAAAGGACAAATAACAAAACCATAATAGCAGATAAATGCATAGTCCCCCCCTTAATGTGGCAGAGACATGCAGCTGCACCATGTTTTTTTTGAAACAAAACTTCAATGATATGCCTTGATTTTTTGAACTAGATACACACATTTGTCCTTTTTCCACGCCCTTATTGAACACCTTTGGTGGTAGAACCTTGTGTGTGAGAACAATTGTTGAATTTAGAAAAAATTGCAAGAATTTTATCTTGGTCACCAATAGGGGAAATGAATTGCCTCTCTTGCTGAATAAGCAAGGATAAGACTTTGTTAATTTAGGGAACATGGCTCATGAGCATAATTTGAGACCTAATTGATATGTATTGGTCATTGAGACCTTTGAGAAACTGTATGACATAGTCAGTTTCTTTATAGTTTTTTAATGGTATGAATGGGGTTACAAGCGCGCTTTGTTGTGCAAGAACATGTTTGAAGGGGTATGAAGTTCTCCAATTCATGCCAGAGTTTCATAAGCACCATATAATATTGTGTGACAAATTGATCACCCTATTTGAGGTCGAATATCTTTTCTTGAAGGTCAGAAATTCGAAACACATCCCTCTGGTGGTAGAGACCACAAACCTCCATCCAATGTCGTGTGTAGAGTCCATCCAGAGAACACTTTAAGTTATGTCTCCTTCAATGTAGTTTGGCATCCACTTCATAACCATGATATTGCATTTATCACATGCAAGAGAAAGTCTACCAGTTTCAGTAGAACGTGTTATGGTTCCATCAAGAAAATCTATCTTGTCCTTGGAACACACAGCGACAAGAATATCTCTAAACCAGGAGTGACAATTAAAATTGTTAAGATGAGGAGAAACAATGGCTAGACTCAGATCGTCACTGGGTGCATGAAGTAGAGGTCTATCATGTTACTTTGGTAGTTGGGAGGGGTTGTGTAAGGTGGAACGGTGGTGGTGAAAAATGTGGCGAGGaagatgttgaaggagatgtttgtTGTGTGGGTTCAATGATGGGTTTGGGGGAAGCCATTTTCATTGCAGAAGGAAAGGTTAAGGTTGAAGATGATATGGAAAATATGAAGGTTTTATTGATGGTGGAATTAGGGTTTAAAGTTTCAAATGAAAGAAGAAGTCTGAATGATGTGATGATCAGGGAATGATGTATAAATATCGAGGTTGAAAGAAGAAAATTGAAGATCGTGATGATGGTGATATTCAGGCTTGATTTTGCATAATTGAAACGAATGCTGAGAGAAGTGGACGAAGGGAaggagagagaagagagagaCTAAAATGAAAGAAAGAACTTATCTTTTAGTTATCTTATAGAGTGAAGAAATAAAATGTAGTTATGAAGGAGCCAAGGAAAGAATGAGACATAATGATGATTTAAGGAGATTGAGATAAGATGATGGACGAGATTCTGGTGTGGAATAGATGATCTTGCACGTGGAGGAAAGCTCCTGTAGTAAAAAAATTTGATTTGACCAAGAATGATGAAAAATTAGCGTGAAGAAGAGATATATGATTAGAATTTAATTCTTCTAATACCATGTTAAATTTAGTCTATTGGACACCTTAACCAATATATAATTTTTATAACAAAAAAAGAAGCAAAAAACAATTAAAATTGAAATAAttttttcttcttattattaTATTTACTACTTAGTGGGCTTATTTATATATCCATGTTGTTAACAAAAAGCCCACGATATGGATAGATTGTTACAACAAACACCATAGAGAAGTAGcaattaattaaaattaaagaATACACTAATAATGATGTGTAACAAATGCATTACATAGCACTTCATATCTACTTcataagaaaaaaaaattattttttaaatttattaaagTTTATTAAATAAACTTGGTTGGTggagaaaagaaaaagaaaaaaaagaatgGGAAAGAGGTAATGGTAATGTTGCTACCACTCACTAAGGATGGGGTATCATAGGCTCTCTTCATTTGGGGCACTCACTCAATCAAGATGAGGTTAAGTTGTTCTCAATCTCACATCCACCAACTCCctctttttatattttttatttaaattaaataaatatattaatatattatttttatttattttattcatttatGTCCAACAAATTCATTTGATAAACGAGGTTCTCTCTTCTCGTTTCTTGTCTCTCGCAGTGTttcataaaaacaaaaacaagttACCTAAGCTTCTCCATTGTTTTGTTCCTGCAGATGCGTACTTGATTTTCCTCATTCACTCCGAACTCAATCAACAAACCAATCTCTGTCAGTTCTCTATCCTTTTCATTACTCTCAATGTTGTTGCACTTTTCTATAACATTATCTTGATCTATATACATCTTGTTATTaacttcttcatcatcaataaTTTAGATCTATGAAATGCTATACTTTTCTTTTTCTCATTCTGCCTGCGTCACTTCTTGTTTCTGGTTGTGATGTGATGAACAATCTTGATTCAGTTTTGTCATTGAAATTTTTGTCTATTTTGTGGTGTTTAATGTATTTAACAGTGTCATAACCATAGTAGCTAATTAGTTAAGTAACAAAATGATTCATTTATCTTGGAACTGTTTATTACTGCAGTGTTTGAATATTTGAGATATTTTGCTTAGAAAATGAGAGGGGGTTTGTGGCAACTTGGCCAATCGATCACTCGCCGTCTTGCGAACGGAGGAGATAAGAAGGCTGTTGCGCGGCGATGTTTCGCTACAGAATCTGAGCTGAAGAAGACAGTTCTGTATGACTTCCATGTTGCTCATGGTGGAAAGATGGTTCCTTTTGCTGGTTGGAGTATGCCTATTCAATACAAAGACTCAATCATGGACTCAACGTTAAACTGTAGACAGAACGGTAGTCTTTTCGATGTTTCTCATATGTGTGGTCTTAGTCTCAAGGGAAAGGATGTTGTTTCGTTCCTTGAGAAGCTCGTCATTGCGGATGTTGCTGCTCTTGCCCACGGAACCGGGACTTTGACTGTTTTCACTAATGAAAAGGGAGGGGCGATCGATGATTCCGTGATTACTAAGGTGACAGATGATCATCTTTACTTGGTTGTCAATGCTGGGTGCAGAGATAAAGATTTGGCTCATATTGAGGAGCATATGAAGGCATTCAAGGCCAAAGGCGGTGATGTGTCGTGGCACATTCATGATGAGAGATCTCTACTCGCTCTTCAGGTCATCATTTATCACTCTATTATACATTAGAATCATCCAAGTATAACACTCACTCTTAACTTGTTTTGTTTCTTTGATATCTAACACCTATCTCTTGCTTCTGTATTTTAGTTGTTAAGATCTATAGCATTGTTTGTTTTGTTTCTTCCCCATGTGCCTGCACCCTACGCTGTGTATACTTTGGTGTACTTAGTGTTGTCAAATAGTGGATATAGCATAGTGAAATTTGAGCAAAATGCTACTGTTGTGCAATACGCTATTTGGTAAGACATGTTATGAAATAGCGGTGCTATAGCACTGCTGCGTAGTGGAGTTTTAACAAACTTTTGTAATTCCGCGATTGACAGCATGAGGTGTAGTGTGAGTTGTCACACATTGTCTATTGTGGTCATAAAATGATTCTAATTCACTTCTTCAGGTGGTTTGTACCAGGTTTGTCTTAATTTTTCGGAGACTCCGTGTAAGTTAGCCACGATTTAATCGTGACTAATATTTTATGATGCCATATTTAATCACAATTTAACAATGTCAAATTTTGGGCCCTGTTCGGTAGCCTGCCTTCCACGCCCTCAAGACACCTTGGTTTGTATCCATGTTAAAGTTGACAAATAATTGAGTGAGTTTTAAATTAATGATATGCACCTAATCGTAACTAACACTAATGAAGTTTTCTTCTTTTCTCTGGAAGCAGGGTCCTCTTGCTGCTCCTGTTCTTCAACATCTGACAAAAGAGGATTTGAGCAAGCTGTACTTTGGGGAGTTCCGCGTGTTGGACATCAATGGCTCGCAGTGCTTTCTCACACGGACAGGGTATGCTTCATTTTTGAATGTGTTATCATGTATTGTGCATTTGGATATTTGTTAGATATGATTTGAGTTTGTTCGATGCATACATGATAACACGCTCTTTAATGAGATTTTCAGGTACACTGGTGAAGATGGATTTGAGATCTCAGTTCCTTCAGAGCATGGAGTTGAACTTGCCAAGGCACTGCTGGAAAAATCTGAAGGGAAAATAAGATTGACAGGACTCGGTGCTAGAGATAGTCTACGTCTCGAAGCTGGACTGTGCTTATACGGAAATGACCTGGAACAGCACATTACACCTATTGAAGCAGGACTGACATGGGCTATAGGTAAGAGAAGGAGAGCAGAAGGTGGTTTTCTAGGAGCTGATGTTATCCTGAAACAGCTCGCAGACGGTCCTTCCATTAGGCGTGTCGGTTTCATTTCTTCTGGTCCACCTCCAAGAAGCCACAGCGAGATTCAAGATGAAGGAGGAAACAACATTGGTGAAGTGACCAGTGGTGGATTCAGTCCTTGTCTCAAGAAGAACATAGCTATTGGATATGTCAAATCTGGATTGCACAAAGCAGGTACCAAAGTAAAGATCATTATTCGAGGTAAACAGAATGAAGGAGTTGTCACGAAAATGCCGTTCGTACCCACAAAATACTATAAGCCTTCATAGTTTGCTGCAGCATTTCCCATTTCTTGACTAATTTTCCCATAAACTGAGTGTTACATAAATGTTAATGTCGTTATTATGTTTCTCATGTCAAGTACAAGGCTTCATCTTGATTCATAACTCAATTTCTTTTCAAACATGTATTGCTTGAACTTGATGTTATCATGAATTTTTTCCAATATTTCCCCCTGTGTGTACTGTGCTATTTTGAGGCCTGTTTTTCATTCAATAGTAGCTATTCATATAAGACTAAATCTGAATAATATAATAATGTtgaaaatataataaaaaaacaGTATACAAATGTTGAGACctataattttattattattggttTGATTATCTTGAGATTGACAATTTGAATAAAAATATAGTCTTTGATAGAATATTATGGGAAAAGTTGTTGTATTATTGGCTTTGGAAAATGTATGTTGGTTTACTTTTAATCACCAAATTGACATctttttctcatttatttttcATGTTTTTAAATAACCCTAAGAAATCATCATTATAAGATATCTTTAATGGTGTGTTTGGTTGTGGAGAGAAATATGAAAGAGAAAGAAGTGAGAGAGTAGGAAAAAAGAGAAATAAGTGAGAAATAGATTATCTCAATCACTTCATTCTTCTCCTTTTTACTTAGATCAAACACATTCCATCTAAACAAAGCAAATTTCATTTTCACATTGCTACTCAAACAATAACTTATAGGCTAAGCTATATCTTCACAAGTCCATCTTTGAAAACCTTGGTCATATAATCTTAGCTAATAGTTTTATAGTAGTTTATTCAACTGAAAATTCGTTACTTTATTTTAAATCAAAGAGTGGAGAAACTTTTACgaaaataacccactttttcaaggaaatttccaaaatacccctggtttcaaaaaaattcccaaactatcccacttttaggaggagtcgccaattgaattggagactcctcttaaaaattgaatggaggcgccaattggattgactagggcaggtgccctagctaatccaattggcgcccctatgtagggtttaagaggaggcgccaattcaattggagactcctcataaaatgcaatttttgttGGTAAATGGTATAcatgatagataaatttgatataggagcacttgatattaataaaatttgccgtttacacaaagaaatctaatggtgatgaccgggatcacctaaccgacctccggtcccacatcctctagctaccctaacccgtgaccctaacccacgttgacaATTCAGTATCGGTGTTTaagcatctgaggggccaggagcgtcactaccaactacatGAGAAGGTttgttgaggtagtcagacaagtcgaCATAGTCTTCAatatgcatcgatggtgtaccgtcgtagctgagctcatgacccatgccagagaagttgaGATGTGGTTGACTCATTAATGGGCGACCAGGACagttgaagggagacatgggtgtgaacgatgcgtcgaggaaaggttggaaaggttgttggggtgttaggtagagatagggttgttggatgttttggttttgtgaggtttgggcttcttggctacggtaggaggaggggcggttggtgttgaatgatcgttgggtattttggcttaggcgactttggtagggtgatggggtgggtgcgaagcgatgttgagtctcaggttgatggtcaatttgttggtggtggtatggtgtatgctcttggtattggggttggatgtatggaatgttttggttgtatatttgtgtgttggttgaacggaacgtttgacGGGCATGGagttgtgtgtatccggtctgacactgttgttgggggtttgatgttgaagtgtcaagtgtgtaagtcatctggcgtgggtcgtacaagtacatatcctcggcgatgaactgaaaaccaaccgatctgtaccaagccatataagtacgacttggtttttcttcagttggcatgactgcgtcagttaacacatggtcatgacggtgcttccatttgcgacactccgatcttgtgaagctttgccatggattgaagttccattgatcgttaactttgcgcagatACCATTatcctaggctagctgggggatctgggatattttggggcataccgaactgcagcttcacacaatcactgttgtgcatctccatagttgtgaaccgtattatcggtgtgcatgcagtccatacggccgcgtcttcagcgttgacttgatggtcatgatccaaattaaggtatggacgccaaataaactgaaatgtaaaagaagattggattatagtcaaggtagaagaagttaacaaaatataacgaaataattaagttattttccttacgtctgtcggtcgaaggtgatccaacaggttgcgatactgagtaatacagt includes:
- the LOC127138349 gene encoding aminomethyltransferase, mitochondrial, which encodes MRGGLWQLGQSITRRLANGGDKKAVARRCFATESELKKTVLYDFHVAHGGKMVPFAGWSMPIQYKDSIMDSTLNCRQNGSLFDVSHMCGLSLKGKDVVSFLEKLVIADVAALAHGTGTLTVFTNEKGGAIDDSVITKVTDDHLYLVVNAGCRDKDLAHIEEHMKAFKAKGGDVSWHIHDERSLLALQGPLAAPVLQHLTKEDLSKLYFGEFRVLDINGSQCFLTRTGYTGEDGFEISVPSEHGVELAKALLEKSEGKIRLTGLGARDSLRLEAGLCLYGNDLEQHITPIEAGLTWAIGKRRRAEGGFLGADVILKQLADGPSIRRVGFISSGPPPRSHSEIQDEGGNNIGEVTSGGFSPCLKKNIAIGYVKSGLHKAGTKVKIIIRGKQNEGVVTKMPFVPTKYYKPS